A section of the Harmonia axyridis chromosome 2, icHarAxyr1.1, whole genome shotgun sequence genome encodes:
- the LOC123671949 gene encoding peroxidasin, with protein sequence MRKLAIIILLLVGSSLAQRRNYLSAVCPIGCICYKQSVRCMKLDLQSVPRFPTQALLLDLRFNKISSLQGDNFRDGHEISALLLDNNLLFELKNGTFDELYQLKYLYLSKNDIRYIESGVFQKLIRLEHLFLQSNNLQTIDDGTFSNMQFLNRIYLQYNRLQNLPAQAFNNLPELRMLRLDQNPLNCDCSMAWLIEMMNSNSLQVSADCLFPVEMFGKPLKGLTPNDLHCGPPEIKEGPSDIQLKREETAVLNCITSGDPKPSIIWYKNQERIDTHNNRYTILTNGSLMISNVNQGDQGHYYCSIKNILGEISSRLASVLLKNDAEENYGPPTIAIKPSSISSAPGQPYAQLACKAVGNPRPDITWSFNGVQILQSTKYAIDSEGTLTIRPIETKDHGTYTCFARNTYGRASAEANILLQSPPVFSVQPENVEANIGAEIILECVAVGSPEPEIIWYKNDIEIGSTDRMFIPVDGTFVKIENATEEDSGLYICEARNIQGSREVGVEVKVKSLNITSPKFIYKPYNIEAFVGSSIEMPCQAEGTPTPGIQWQKDGATMQRTGRAKTSFTGSLYINEVGLEDQGRYECIAINDNGRATASGYLTVKNDPTAIKIDGIGDQYVKIAFSEATEEIERAINNTVKNLFETKGPYNSAELFRLFRFPDAPTRELAKAAEIYERTLANVKKHIDAGMVTNATKEYHYKDILSKEHLDLIAQLSGCTTHRRVRNCSDTCFHKKYRSIDGGCNNLENPTWGSSLTPFRRILQPIYEDGFGKPVGWNKTKKYFGYPKPLARLVSTSIISTHQITPDDEITHMVMQWGQFLDHDLDHSLPAVSSQSWDGVDCKKTCEYAAPCFPMDVPPNDPRVRNRRCIDFIRTSAVCGSGMTSVFFDNIQPREQINQLTSYIDASQVYGYSEELSRALRDLNSDGGRLREGPDFTGWKPLLPFASNEGIDCRRNLSESDVNCFAAGDIRVNEQSGLIAMHTLWMREHNRIARELKALNPQWNGETIFHESRKIVGAIMQHITYKQWLRFIVGDSGIEKLGEYQGYNPNIQATISNVFATAALRFGHTLINPVLHRFNEDFKPIREGHLPLRHAFFAPWRVVNEGGIDPLLRGLFTVPAKLKKPKENLNSELTEQLFRTAHAVALDLAAMNVQRSRDHGLPGYTEYRKFCNMTDVENFEDLRSEISNEEILIKLHELYGHPGNIDVFVGGVLEDTVSDGRVGPLFQCLLLEQFKRLRDGDRFYYEHPDVFTPDQLNEIKKYSLSHILCYDGDNITRVTENSFILPDKQGGFIPCSTLPSINLRPWMQRTRQDCVV encoded by the exons ATGCGAAAGCTAGCGATTATTATCCTTCTGTTAGTTGGAAGTAGTTTGGCACAGCGGAGGAATTACTTGAGTGCAGTATGCCCTATTGGTTGTATTTGTTATAAACAATCTGTAAGATGTATGAAGTTGGATTTGCAAAGTGTTCCTAGGTTTCCTACGCAAGCTTTACTTCT TGATTTGAGATTCAACAAAATTAGTAGTCTTCAGGGAGACAATTTCAGAGATGGTCATGAGATATCGGCACTTCTGCTGGACAATAATTTactttttgagttgaaaaatgGGACATTCGATGAGCTAtatcaattaaaatatttatatttgtcaAAAAATGATATTAGATACATCGAATCTGGAGTATTCCAGAAGTTAATAAGGCTTGAGCATTT ATTCTTGCAGAGTAACAATCTTCAGACAATTGATGATGGAACCTTCTCCAACATGCAATTTTTAAATAGAAT TTATCTTCAATACAATAGATTACAAAACTTACCTGCCCAAGCTTTCAACAATTTACCGGAATTGAGAATGCTTAGGCTTGATCAGAATCCTCTGAATTGCGATTGCAGTATGGCGTGGCTTATTGAAATGATGAATTCAAACTCTCTTCAAGTATCTGCTGACTGTTTATTTCCTGTAGAAATGTTTGGGAAGCCGCTCAAAGGACTGACTCCAAATGATCTTCATTGTg GGCCTCCAGAAATCAAAGAGGGTCCTAGTGACATTCAGCTCAAGCGAGAAGAAACTGCCGTTTTGAATTGCATCACCAGTGGCGACCCCAAACCATCAATAATTTGGTACAAGAACCAAGAGAGAATAGATACGCACAATAACAGATATACTATTTTGACTAATGGTTCATTAATGATATCTAATGTGAATCAAGGCGACCAAGGACATTATTActgttcaataaaaaatattttgggagAAATAAGCTCCAGATTAGCAAGCGTTCTGCTGAAAAATGATGCGGAAGAAAATTATG gTCCACCAACTATTGCAATAAAACCGTCTTCCATTTCTTCTGCTCCTGGACAACCCTATGCTCAACTAGCTTGTAAAGCTGTTGGGAATCCTCGTCCAGATATAACGTGGTCTTTCAATGGAGTACAAATTTTGCAATCTACAAAATATGCAATTGATTCGGAGGGAACTTTGACAATTCGACCAATTGAAACAAAGGATCATGGTACATACACATGCTTCGCTAGGAATACTTATGGTAGAGCAAGTGCAGAAGCTAATATTTTATTGCAAT ccCCACCTGTTTTTTCTGTCCAACCAGAAAACGTCGAAGCGAATATTGGAGCTGAAATCATATTAGAATGCGTAGCAGTTGGGTCACCAGAACCAGAGATTATTTGGTATaaaaatgatattgaaattggatcAACAGATAGAATGTTCATTCCAGTAGATGGAACATTTGTCAAGATCGAGAATGCGACGGAAGAAGATTCTGGGTTATACATCTGTGAGGCTAGAAATATACAAGGATCAAGGGAAGTGGGAGTTGAAGTTAAGGTTAAATCCCTTAATATTACATCACCGAAATTCATCTACAAACCATACAACATAGAGGCTTTCGTTGGAAGTTCCATTGAGATGCCTTGTCAAGCAGAAGGAACACCAACTCCAGGTATCCAATGGCAAAAAGATGGCGCCACTATGCAACGAACTGGTAGAGCAAAGACGTCCTTCACTGGGAGTCTCTACATCAACGAAGTAGGACTTGAAGACCAGggtcgttatgaatgtattgcTATAAACGACAATGGTCGAGCTACAGCTTCAGGTTATCTTACGGTAAAAAATGACCCCACTGCAATAAAGATTGATGGTATTGGCGATCAGTATGTGAAAATCGCTTTTTCCGAAGCTACTGAAGAAATAGAGAGAGCAATCAATAATACTGTGAAGAACCTCTTTGAAACCAAAGGCCCCTACAATTCTGCAGAATTATTCAGGCTCTTCAGATTCCCCGATGCACCTACTCGAGAACTCGCAAAAGCAGCTGAAATCTATGAACGTACCCTAGCAAATGTGAAAAAACATATCGATGCAGGGATGGTTACAAATGCTACAAAAGAATATCATTATAAGGATATTTTATCCAAAGAACATCTAGATCTCATTGCTCAACTTTCTGGTTGTACAACACACAGAAGAGTTAGGAATTGTTCGGATACTTGTTTCCATAAGAAGTACAGGAGTATAGATGGGGGATGTAATAATCTAGAGAATCCAACATGGGGCTCATCATTGACACCCTTCAGGAGAATCTTGCAACCTATTTACGAAGACGGTTTTGGTAAACCTGTCGGCTGGAACAAAACTAAGAAATACTTTGGATATCCAAAACCATTAGCTAGACTTGTATCAACGTCAATTATCTCCACTCATCAAATTACACCGGACGACGAAATAACTCACATGGTGATGCAATGGGGACAGTTTCTGGACCACGATTTAGATCACTCTCTTCCTGCAGTCAGTTCACAGAGTTGGGATGGCGTAGATTGTAAAAAAACTTGCGAATATGCTGCGCCTTGTTTTCCAATGGACGTTCCACCTAATGATCCAAGAGTTCGTAACAGAAGATGCATAGATTTCATCCGTACCTCAGCAGTGTGTGGATCTGGCATGACCTCCGTATTTTTCGATAATATACAACCAAGAGAACAAATCAATCAGTTGACATCCTATATTGACGCTTCTCAAGTGTATGGATATTCGGAAGAGTTGTCAAGAGCTCTAAGAGACCTTAATAGTGACGGTGGAAGACTCAGAGAAGGTCCTGATTTCACAGGATGGAAGCCATTGTTACCTTTTGCATCCAACGAAGGTATAGATTGCAGACGTAATTTATCGGAAAGTGATGTTAATTGCTTTGCTGCAGGAGATATTCGAGTTAATGAACAGAGTGGCCTAATAGCAATGCATACTTTATGGATGCGGGAGCATAACAGAATAGCTAGAGAATTGAAAGCCTTGAATCCTCAATGGAATGGAGAGACTATTTTTCACGAATCACGAAAAATTGTTGGCGCTATAATGCAACACATAACCTACAAGCAATGGCTGAGATTCATAGTAGGTGACAGTGGAATAGAGAAACTTGGGGAGTACCAAGGATATAATCCGAATATTCAAGCCACAATTTCGAACGTTTTTGCAACAGCAGCATTGAGATTCGGACACACTTTGATAAATCCTGTTCTTCATAGGTTCAACGAAGATTTCAAACCTATACGTGAAGGCCATTTGCCACTTAGACATGCCTTCTTTGCACCATGGAGAGTGGTGAATGAAGGTGGAATAGATCCACTGCTCAGAGGGCTTTTTACTGTTCCAGCTAAGCTTAAGAAACCTAAAGAAAATCTAAACTCGGAACTAACAGAGCAACTTTTCAGGACTGCACACGCTGTAGCTTTGGATTTAGCTGCAATGAATGTTCAAAGATCTAGAGATCATGGACTTCCTGGATACACTGAGTATAGAAAATTCTGTAATATGACGGATGTAGAAAATTTCGAAGACCTTCGTTCTGAAATAAGcaacgaagaaatattaataaaactcCATGAACTCTATGGTCATCCTGGAAATATTGACGTATTTGTTGGTGGTGTTTTGGAAGATACTGTGAGTGATGGAAGGGTGGGACCACTATTTCAATGTCTACTTTTGGAACAATTCAAACGATTGAGAGATGGAGATAGGTTTTATTATGAACATCCTGATGTGTTTACCCCCGATCAGctgaatgaaataaagaaatatagtCTAAGCCATATTTTATGCTACGACGGTGATAATATAACGAGAGTTACtgaaaattcatttattctACCAGATAAACAAGGTGGTTTTATCCCATGTTCCACGTTGCCCTCTATTAATCTAAGACCTTGGATGCAAAGGACTCGTCAGGATTGTGTTGTATGA